In the Juglans microcarpa x Juglans regia isolate MS1-56 chromosome 6D, Jm3101_v1.0, whole genome shotgun sequence genome, one interval contains:
- the LOC121234273 gene encoding isoflavone reductase homolog, which translates to MATKSTKVLVVGGTGYLGRRIVTASLAHGYKTFVLQRPELGLDADKVQLLLSFKKQGAVLVEGSFSDHRSLVDAVKQVDVVICTISGVHFRSHNLLMQLKLVEAIKEAGNVKRFLPSEFGMDPARMGHALEPGRVTFDEKMRVRNAIEAAKIPYTYVAGACFAGYFVGNLSQMDTLFPPKQKVLIYGDGNAKVVYMDEDDIATYTIKTIDDPRTLNKTLYLRPPENILSQRELVEKWENLCGKKLVKISISADDFLASMKGMDFAGQVGVGHFYHIYYEGCLTSFEIGEEAGEEASKLYPDVKYIRVDEILKLYL; encoded by the exons ATGGCAACAAAAAGCACTAAGGTTCTTGTTGTGGGAGGTACTGGGTATTTGGGGAGGAGGATCGTCACGGCAAGTTTAGCCCATGGCTACAAAACCTTTGTTCTTCAGCGGCCTGAGTTGGGTCTTGACGCCGACAAGGTACAATTGCTACTTTCTTTCAAGAAGCAAGGAGCCGTCCTCGTCGAAGGCTCCTTTTCCGATCACCGGAGCCTTGTCGATGCCGTCAAACAAGTTGACGTCGTCATTTGCACCATCTCCGGAGTGCATTTTCGGTCTCACAACCTTTTGATGCAGCTCAAGCTTGTTGAGGCCATCAAGGAAGCAGGAAACGTAAAG CGGTTCTTGCCATCGGAGTTTGGAATGGATCCTGCACGGATGGGGCATGCACTTGAACCAGGAAGAGTgacatttgatgaaaaaatgagAGTGAGAAATGCAATAGAGGCTGCTAAAATCCCCTACACTTATGTTGCTGGTGCCTGCTTTGCCGGTTACTTTGTTGGAAACCTTTCTCAAATGGATACACTCTTTCCTCCTAAACAAAAAGTGCTTATATATGGAGATGGCAACGCTAAAG TGGTTTATATGGATGAAGATGACATCGCAACCTACACAATCAAGACAATAGATGATCCTCGAACCCTGAACAAAACCCTTTATCTTCGGCCACCTGAGAACATTCTCTCCCAAAGAGAACTGGTTGAAAAGTGGGAGAACCTTTGTGGAAAGAAACTCGTAAAGATTAGCATTTCAGCTGACGACTTCCTAGCCTCCATGAAAG GAATGGACTTCGCTGGCCAGGTAGGAGTTGGGCATTTCTATCATATTTACTATGAAGGTTGTTTGACAAGCTTTGAAATAGGGGAAGAGGCCGGAGAAGAAGCTTCAAAGCTCTATCCGGATGTGAAGTACATCCGCGTGGATGAGATTCTAAAGCTCTATCTATAA
- the LOC121234787 gene encoding scopoletin glucosyltransferase-like, with the protein MSREIWAVPFFGQGHLLPTMELCKHIASRDFKTTLLISSNLSSSVPSSFRHVPLLHVLEIPSPPPPPPQPGSDPMHQHRRHHGNLALGLENLLSARAKSPNPELPVCAILDVMMSWSAEVFQKFNVPTVAFFTSGACSAAIEHAMWKAHPLDIQPGEVRLLPGLPENMALTQSDLKQRPHGPPGPPPPTGGAPPGRGADFHPPPGPGPKMMGPPKPGQQPPWVEEVKNTIALLINTCDDLERPFISYLTHQVGKPVWGVGPLLPQQYWQSSRSLLHDREIRTNRRSNVTEDEVIKWLESKPRASVLYVSFGSEVGPTMEEYPHLADALEASSRPFIWVIQPGAGRSGPPRQLLGNQPGSEEEEGYFPQGLDERVGDTGLIIRGWAPQLLILSHPSTGGFLSHCGWNSTVEAIGRGVPFLVWPIRGDQYYNGKLVAVHLKVGYMVSDDLSEPITKEDIGKGIEKLMGDEDVKERALLLSTEFQHGFPASSVAALDAFRDFIKQIVA; encoded by the coding sequence ATGTCAAGGGAGATCTGGGCTGTTCCCTTTTTTGGGCAAGGCCATCTCTTGCCAACCATGGAGCTCTGCAAGCACATCGCCTCCAGGGACTTCAAAACCACCCTCCTCATTTCCTCCAACCTCTCTTCTTCTGTCCCCTCCTCTTTCCGCCACGTCCCTCTCCTCCATGTCTTGGAAATCCCATCGCCTCCACCGCCTCCTCCCCAGCCTGGATCCGACCCCATGCACCAGCACCGTAGACACCACGGCAACCTGGCTCTAGGCCTTGAAAACCTCCTCTCGGCCCGAGCCAAAAGCCCAAACCCAGAGCTGCCAGTTTGTGCCATTCTCGACGTCATGATGAGCTGGAGCGCTgaagtttttcaaaaattcaatgTCCCAACGGTCGCTTTCTTCACATCCGGCGCCTGCTCTGCGGCCATAGAGCATGCGATGTGGAAGGCCCACCCGCTGGATATTCAACCTGGAGAGGTCCGGTTACTCCCCGGATTACCTGAAAACATGGCTCTCACCCAATCGGACCTCAAGCAACGGCCTCATGGGCCACCGGGGCCGCCACCGCCAACCGGTGGTGCCCCACCAGGCCGGGGTGCCGATTTCCATCCACCCCCGGGTCCCGGACCGAAGATGATGGGCCCACCCAAACCCGGTCAGCAACCACCATGGGTGGAGGAGGTGAAGAACACAATCGCGCTGCTGATCAACACGTGCGACGATCTCGAGCGTCCATTTATCAGTTACCTCACACATCAAGTCGGGAAACCGGTCTGGGGCGTGGGCCCGCTTCTGCCACAGCAGTACTGGCAGTCGTCCCGTTCACTTCTCCACGACCGGGAAATCCGAACCAATCGACGGTCGAACGTCACGGAGGACGAAGTGATCAAATGGCTGGAGTCGAAGCCACGCGCGTCCGTCCTCTACGTTTCGTTCGGCAGTGAGGTGGGTCCAACCATGGAAGAGTACCCACATCTAGCCGACGCACTAGAAGCCTCAAGCCGGCCATTCATATGGGTGATCCAACCCGGTGCAGGCAGATCGGGTCCACCTCGTCAATTACTCGGGAACCAACCCGGTTCGGAAGAAGAAGAGGGTTACTTCCCACAGGGCTTGGATGAACGAGTTGGCGACACGGGTTTGATAATACGCGGATGGGCACCACAGCTGCTGATACTGAGTCACCCATCAACCGGAGGATTCTTGTCTCACTGCGGTTGGAACTCTACGGTGGAGGCGATAGGGCGTGGGGTCCCATTTTTGGTGTGGCCCATCAGGGGTGACCAATACTATAATGGGAAGTTGGTGGCGGTCCATCTCAAAGTTGGGTACATGGTTTCTGATGATCTTTCGGAACCCATAACCAAGGAAGATATAGGAAAAGGAATAGAGAAGCTCATGGGGGACGAAGATGTGAAGGAGCGAGCTTTGTTGCTTAGCACTGAGTTTCAGCATGGGTTTCCGGCGAGTTCTGTGGCTGCTTTGGATGCTTTTCGGGATTTTATCAAACAGATAGTTGCTTAG
- the LOC121234952 gene encoding scopoletin glucosyltransferase-like → MAGKIFVVTGSGQGHLHPCMELCKHLASRSFHTTLVIPFSLSSSIPSSFSQHPLTGIAQIAGSSGPPMPGSDSLRKQAAQDLESHLSNLPDLRPPICAIIDFQMGWTKRVFWKFNIPVIGFFTFGACAAAMEWGTWKVHAGDIKPGEIRLIPGLPEEMGITSSDLKRRAGGPPRGGPPGGGGPPGSGPNRPPGGGGPPKPGDRPPWVPEVEGSIALMFNTCDDLERPFIDYLTNQMGMPAWGVGPLLPEQYWKSSDALIRDGEIRRNTRRSNYTEEEVIQWLDKKPRGSVLYVAFGSEVGPTMEEYPQLSAALEQSTRNFIWVIPTGSGGSSEEGYFPEGLESRVGDRGLIIRGWAPQLLILSHRSTGGFLSHCGWNSTAEAIGRGVPFLGWPIRGDQYYNAKLVEGHLKVGYRVAKDASKTVEKDEILNGIERLMGDEEMHQRAARLRAKFENGFPASSEAALDAFRDFINQNPGKAPDHSE, encoded by the coding sequence ATGGCAGGAAAGATCTTTGTTGTTACAGGTTCTGGGCAGGGACATCTCCACCCTTGCATGGAGCTTTGCAAGCATCTTGCCTCTCGAAGTTTCCATACCACCCTCGTcattcccttctctctctcttcttcaatCCCCTCCTCCTTCTCTCAACACCCACTCACCGGTATTGCGCAGATAGCCGGGTCTTCGGGCCCTCCCATGCCCGGATCAGACTCTCTCCGCAAGCAGGCCGCCCAAGACCTCGAGTCCCATCTCTCAAATCTTCCCGATTTGCGACCTCCTATCTGTGCCATCATCGACTTTCAGATGGGTTGGACCAAACGGGTGTTTTGGAAATTCAACATCCCGGTGATCGGCTTCTTCACTTTCGGTGCGTGTGCCGCTGCCATGGAGTGGGGCACTTGGAAGGTCCATGCCGGTGATATCAAACCCGGAGAAATCCGTTTAATCCCCGGATTACCTGAAGAGATGGGCATAACGTCGTCCGATCTCAAACGAAGAGCCGGAGGTCCTCCGCGTGGTGGCCCACCTGGTGGAGGTGGACCACCTGGTTCTGGTCCGAACAGGCCCCCCGGTGGAGGAGGCCCACCTAAGCCTGGAGACCGACCACCATGGGTCCCAGAAGTAGAGGGCTCAATCGCGTTGATGTTCAATACGTGTGACGATCTTGAGCGTCCGTTCATCGACTACCTGACGAATCAGATGGGTATGCCGGCATGGGGCGTCGGCCCACTCCTGCCCGAACAGTACTGGAAGTCGTCGGACGCGTTGATCCGCGACGGCGAGATCAGAAGAAACACTCGCCGATCGAACTACACCGAGGAGGAGGTCATCCAATGGCTAGACAAGAAGCCACGTGGATCCGTTCTGTACGTAGCTTTCGGTAGCGAGGTGGGGCCAACGATGGAGGAATACCCACAACTATCAGCCGCATTAGAGCAGTCGACCCGAAATTTCATCTGGGTCATACCGACCGGGTCGGGTGGGTCTTCCGAGGAAGGATACTTCCCGGAGGGACTGGAGAGCAGAGTTGGCGACAGGGGTTTGATAATACGCGGATGGGCACCACAGCTGCTGATACTGAGTCACCGGTCGACCGGAGGATTCTTATCGCACTGTGGGTGGAACTCGACAGCGGAGGCGATAGGGCGTGGGGTCCCATTCTTGGGGTGGCCCATCAGGGGAGACCAATACTATAACGCCAAGCTGGTGGAGGGACATCTCAAGGTGGGGTATAGGGTGGCAAAAGATGCGTCGAAAACGGTCGAAAAGGACGAGATTTTGAATGGCATCGAGAGGCTAATGGGGGACGAAGAGATGCATCAACGAGCGGCGAGGCTTCGAGCCAAGTTTGAGAATGGGTTTCCGGCGAGCTCGGAGGCTGCTTTGGATGCATTCCGGGATTTTATTAACCAAAACCCAGGAAAGGCACCAGACCATAGCGAGTGA